DNA from Larimichthys crocea isolate SSNF chromosome XIII, L_crocea_2.0, whole genome shotgun sequence:
GCAGACTGCTCAGAAAGTTTAGTTGATTTAATCAGAGAATTTTATTGCTGAGTACAAAGCAGACAGTGAGGTTTTACTTGTACTTACTCATGAATAATGGATGAATCGTAGAATATAAAGTGTAATTTACCTGTCCCGTTGCTAGGTGCACCCCAAGGATCACCTTTTTTAGATGCTCCGTCTCCAAAGGGGTCACTAGATGGGGAGGTGTCTGGGGGTGGAGCAGGTGATCCCCATGCATCATCTGTGCTAACTGGAGCTGCAGCTAAACAAGGAAATAGAGCAGGTGAGCTCAATCAGGTCAAAACAGTAGAGTACAGGGAAGTCTATTTCTGTGATAAAATACTGTGAACATGAGGTTAGCAGTTTCCAGAGCTTGGAACCAACTGGAATCCAGGTATCCTCACGTGACCTTAGTAAGAAATTTCTGTCATGTAATATGTGGTTGTATCTGGGGGAGACTGTAACGTCAGACACAAATGGCCTCCTCGATTTTTCTCTTTATACTATCCACCGACTCCTGGTTGATGACTTAGAGCCCTTTCCAGTCGATGCTATAGCTGGTTTTAATGTTCACAGATTGCTGATGTCAGCTTTCAGTGCTCCTTTCAGTCTTTTACTTAGGGGCCTTGTCATTTCACCTATGAATGTTTAATGGCTTGCGGTAGGTACTGATGTCTTCAGGACTCCAGCAGCCCAACAAAGTCCCAATCTGGTGGCACAGGGGTTATGTCCCCCCCCAAAATATAACCACTTAACTGAAATCTGGTGACCCCAGAGGATGTGTAATTCGCTAATGACAACCATGGGATACAGAGGCaagttctgaaaaaaaaaacaactgagcaaactgtgtttgtttcttaccTGGGGCTCCCCATGCGTCTGATGCATCACCAAAACCACTAGAATTACCAATGGGTGAGGAGGCGCTTGTCCCGTCCCCCCAAGGATCTCCACCCTTTGTTCCACTTGGAGCAGATGGAGCACCCCAGGGATCTTCCCCGGTGGCGGGTGGTGAGCTGGCAGGGGCTCCCCATGCATCTGCACTGCCTTGGGGTGAGTTCAGTGGAGGAGCATTGAAGGGATCTGAGGCATCATCTCTTGGTGGGCTGGATGGCACTGCTTCTTCTTTCGGGGGTGTTGTTGGTGAAGCGAAGGGGTCATCTTTTGTAGGTTTGGATGGTGCAGAGAAGGGATCCTCTTTaggtggtgttgttggtgctgCAAAAGGATCTTTAGGCGAAGTTGCAGAAGCAGTGAAGGGGTCATCTTTAGGGGGTGTTGATGCTGGTGCTGCAAATGGGTCTTCTTTAGGGGGTGTCGATGCTGGTGCGGTGAAGGGATCATCTTTTGGGGTACCGAATGGGTCATCTTTTGGGGAGTTGAAAGGATCATCCTTTGGGGTCTTGAAAGAATCGTCTTTTGGAGCGTTGAAGGGGTCGTCCTTTGGGGCATTGAAGGGATCATCCTTTGGGGAGTTGAAGGGATCGTCCTTTGGGGCATTGAAGGGGTCGTCTTTAGGGGTGCTGAAAGGATCGGCCTTTGGAGCATTAAATGGATCATCTTTGGGAGCATTAAACGGATCATTATTAGACGAACTGAAGGGATCTGGTTTAACCTTTGGTGCAGTGAATGGATCCTCCTTGTCTTTGGGTGCACCAAAGGGGTCTAAACTATCTTTTGGTGCATTGAAAGGGTCGTCTTTTGATGCACTAAATGGATCCTCTCCATTTTTAGGTGCAGCAAAAGGATCTTTGTCAGTTTTTGGTGCTGCAAATGGATCTTCATCGGTTTTTGGTGCTGCAAATGGATCTTCTTCAGTTTTAGTTGGAGCCCCCCAAGGATCACTGCTGGATTCTGTATCAGTTGGTGTATCAGGTTTTGCGGGTGTGCCCCATGGATCTGTGGCCTCTTTAGGCTCTTTGGGGGCTCCCCATGCATCTGTtttcacctcttcctcctctgctttgtCTTCTCCCCAAGCAGCTACTTTAACATTAGGGTCTTTGCCTGCATCCTCCCATTTCAGCTCATCTTCACTCATCTTGGCCTAGAAtatgacaacacaaacacttacTGACACTTACTAATTACACTAATTAAACACCTGTAGCTTGAAATGAATCCCTGGATTCAACACGAATCTGGAACTAAAAGATTTGCTAGTTTACAAACAAGGCTATACCTTACCCAGATAAAGATGTGCAGATTCAAAAACAAGGAACTATGCTTACCAAAGCTAGCCTAAGTCATGGTCACATTCAGTTCAACAAATTCTAAGACGGAGACAGTCAGTCTGTCTTAACCTTGGTTTCTTAAAAAGTGGAACAGGGAAGTTCATCCTTATCAgcccagctgctctgtgtagtcagtcaaggagacagagagcaaacacaGTTTGACTTATTGCTTTGGACGACGCAGAGGCCTCCCTAAAGTTTGTCACTGACCCCAAATAGCCCTTGAAAAACTGTTATGGAAAGTTCAGTTTTGGTGAGACTTTGCGAAAAGGGTATTTCTGAGGCTATGGTTCGTAGTGTTGTTGTACAGTACTCCACTGCATTATATTGTACTGGAGTAGTGTTGATGCTATTGTGTCCACTCACTCTATGTAGCTGGACACTGTACTTGTGATACACTTACCCTCCTCtcagtttctttcttctctgcttcctgtctaagACGCTCCTCTTTGCGGGCCTGGAAGGAAGCAGTCAAGTCAGCCACTGAGGGTATGTTGTCTAAGGATGGGAGCCCACTGGCCCCGGCCATATAGCATGGCTTGTAGTTGGGATCTTTAATGGTGTCTGTGGATGAGGCTGGTTAGaagatggatgaaaaaaaatagattaaatcAGATTTGTGTGAGAGGCCCAGGCAGAATTAtacaaaaacagctgaaacaatgGGTATTTAGCAGTGATGCTTTAGGACAGATGGGCTCACCAGCAGAACCTTTTGACGTCTTCTCTCTGGTTTTGACGGCAaagtctctctcctcctttagTTTGTCATCGTCCTCCATAAGAACAAGGACAACTTTGGCCTTCTCTCTGACATTTGTTCCCTGGGACAGATATGCTTACATTAGACTTTGATTTGACCCCAACCTTCGAAACCTTAAAATATCAAGACCAAACCTCCATATGGTCTAAATTTAACCattaaataaatctataaaatcCGACATAAGGTCTTTAGATCTAGTCAAGGTTTGTTCAGTTGGGAAGCTTTGATTCAAAGGTTCATATAGTATAGTGCCGAATATGCACTCTTTAAATGGATACTAAAGGGCAGAATGCCttggacatttaaaaatcatGCATCACCTGATCTTTGCCATCCTTTTCCACAAAGCGATACTCTGTGAGGGCTTTGACAATGTAGATGTTGTCTTTCATTTTCAGGAGCACACGATCATCGCCGGTCTTTAACAGGTACTCCAGCAGTGTCAGCGACTGGTATGAAAAAAGGCATGACGACGAATACAAATGTGAAACAGAAACGTATACGgttgaaacaaaaataaactgacTAGCCACAGAGTTTTcaacttttttctgttttttatatataaatatagaagGACGAGTTTTTGCCTGATAACATGTAGTTCATCTTCATAAAGAAGAATTTGTTGATAATCAGTTGATCGCTACAAATCAAGACTCCATCGTCTAACCAGAAAATCATGACACCCCTCATGATCCCAGTAACTCAATAGCAGATATGTGGTGTAGTTTACGTCTTTAACCCTTCTGTCACTTTAATCTGATCctcattaaaaacatataaataatttatgtCATGTGATGGAGTTCATTGATGATCCTCTACGTTTCAGCTGAGAAAGAAGAGTTCAAATTTTAATCTTCTACATTTAGGGTATCCCTGGTTTTGATCACATCTCGAGTTTAAAATCAAAAGAatttaacaaaatatgtttattaaagATGTCTACAGGGACACTGATACCGGGCTCTTATTACTTATTGGACACCGGCCTTTCAGCGTCCTTCACCTTCAGATATGATCCTCCCTGAACACAGATGAGAAACCTTTCaatgaattttttattttgtttctgctcaTGTTACTGTTAAGTTATAGTTAGTCCttcttttacaaaacattttcctcTCATGGGTCACAATAGAGCTGCTAAAGAGCAGTTTTTTCTGGGATAGGGTCATCAGGTGTGCTCCGTTACGTATTATGGAACAATGGTTATATTTACGGATACTGAAAATCAGTGTAAAAacatagtagtagtagtactgcaGTGCTGTAAGTATCCCTGTTGGCTTTCAAAAGCCTGCATTGTTTAGTATGTTGACGACAGCCCTTAATTCAAATAGAAAGCTGAAGAGGAATCTTTGGGTGACCATATTACTCTCAATTCATTATTATCTACAACCTATCGAAATCTGTATATTTATAATGAACTATTtctataaataaacttaaatttCAAGGTTGGCGCAGCATCTACAATAATGGCAGTGAAATGGCTGTTAACACAAAGTAAGGGACTTGTTGTGCACTGTTATGTTCACCTTGTGGATGTGCCTCCAGTTCTTGTCGTCTTTCAGGCGTTTCCAGAGCATCGTCATAATCTCGTTGCAGGCCACCACATTGTAGGTCAGATCGGAGATGTCAGCCATCTGAGAGCTGGATGGGCCCCATGGGTCATTAGATGTTGCCTCTCTCACCTGcaaaagaagcaaaaaatgtcagtgtgtcCTTGCCATTATTATCATAATCTGTTCTGCCACTGCTCATGTTTCATGTCAGATCAGCTCTAGGactgaagaaaaatgtgttaacTGTTGTAGAAACTTTACTTCTAAACCACAGAACTGTAAGTGTCTTATGATGTTCGATAACAACCTACAGGTTTAAGATGCTGAACATTTTATTGGGCACATCTGGCCACGGACCATAGGTGCATCCCTCATCCCCCATCAGTCTTCCCTCTTTTCCTGTCACGCCTCTACTTTCTCCAACTCGTAGAAAACAACGTATATGTCGCTGAAATAATGAGAATATTCATGATTTGTTTGTCTTACCTTGACCTCTGCCTCAGAGTAGTTCTGGACCAGGTTCTTCAGCTGTCGGCGCAGCATAGAGGACGTCATGGTGTCTGGTTGAGTTGGTGGAGAATCAAACCACCGCGATCTAAATCAGAGAAAGCTTGTTAACATATATGAATGGTTACAGGTTCAAATTCAATTAAACTTATTAATCCCACTTGGATCAGCTTTACAcagatataaaacacagaaactcactaaacatacaaatacatgaCATGATAAATGTGGAGCAGGTAAAACATATCAATGTCTCGTGTACTTCTAATTATTTGggctctgatttactgaggctggcagggagagaaaattataaatcagtagtacaaggTTAGGAGAGACAAGCTAGAGAAGTAAAATGTGGATATGAATCATAGTGCTCATcgctgagcagaaaaccaaaaagaatgttatattatctgtatcaggtgggaggtgcccgagacagcccattttttaaaaaacgtataagaaccaactgttagagctcctcagggagccttttctctgtaaccccttttgtgtgttgcactgttaaacactccttcttgtacaagaataataaattaaactttgatactttgaatccagtctttctTATTCAaggggttttctttaaaaattcccataacactTGATGCATGGTGCACTCTTTGTTTGCACgtctaaaatcatttttgtatgtataagaaccaacagttagagctcctcagggagccttttctctgttgcactgttaaacgcaccttcttgtacaagaataataaattgaacttaaactttgatactttgaatccagtcttccttattcaagggtttttaaagaaaaatacacataacaTTTGATGCATGGTGCACTCTTTTGTATGTATgagaaccaacagttagagctcctcagggagccttttctctgtaaccccttttgtgtgttgccctgttaaacgctccttcttgtacaagaatattaaattcaacttaatctttgatactttgaatccagtcctccttattcaaggggttttctttaaaaatacacacaacacttGATGCATGGTGCACGTCTAAAATAATTTTTGTAtatataagaaccaactgttagagctcctcgaggagccttttctctgtaaccccttttgtgtgttgcactgttaaacgctccttcttgtacaagaataataaatgcaacttaaactttgaatccagtcttccttattcgagggttttctttaaaaatacacacaacacttGATGCATGGTGCACGTCTAAAATAATTTTTGTATAtataagaaccaacagttagagctcctcaaggagccttttctctgtaaccccttttgtgtattgcactgttaaacgctccttcttgtacaagaataataaatttaactttgatactttgatactttgaatccagtcttccttattcaatGGTTTTCTTTAAAGATACACACAACACTTGATGCATCGTGCAGTCTTTGTTTGCACATCTAaaataatttttgtatgtataagaaccaacagttagagctcctcgaggagccttttctctgtaacctgtaaccccttttgtgtgttgcagtgttaaacgctccttcttgtacaataaattaaactttgaatccagtcttcctctATCTATTCaagggttttctttaaaaatacacacaacacttGATGCATGGTGCACTCTTTGTCGTCAGTGAGAGCATGCACATGTCCTGAAGGATCCACAAACACATTATCAAATATCGGACGCACACATACCTTGTGTAAAATGTCTGTGCTGTCGTGTAGACTTATTCTGATGTAGTCCAGTCGTAGCTGTCCTCTCCCTTCAGTGCGCGTACATCCTGCTGGTCTCTCTTCCTCCTGACTGCATTGGCTTGTCTCAGGATGCCAGAAACCAGATCCTTCGAGCTGCAGGGGGAGTCAACACAAAAGAGCTGAGGCAACTATGAATGTGTGACAGTCTGCAACACCAGACCAGGAGCTGTGCCAGTTTTGTCATAAAATCACTGCGACAAACACTGATTCTCATGTAGCTGTGTGTGGCTAAGCTACGAGCTAGTCAGCTGGAGGATGGTGTGAGGAAACATGAGCGTTTATAGTTCACACGGATGATCAGGGTGAGTTATGTCTGATGTAATTTGACCGCGGCTGTCTGTCAGGAGTCACACGTCGAGCGTTCAGCACCTCGGAGAGCGACTGAAGACGACGAGCAGCTCGTCCCTGTGGCTAACAGCCGAGCGGTGCTGCTAAGCCTTAGTCAGCTTACACAGCCGGTTATAGCGACCGCAACAGCGGCTACACGTCGAGAAACAGCCGCTGAGTTTAGCTCATAATAACACGCACTAGTCATGCGTGATTTCGTGCGTTAAATATGAGTATTTATaggtaaaaatataaatatataaagcagTAAACCTGAGAGGAGCTTCAGGAATCTTCGAGGAGACGACACTCACACGACGACTTCCGCTTCCGCAGTTTTCACCTGCAAGGTCCCGCCCCCCccttatgcttttattttgtaaaaaaatgtaatatt
Protein-coding regions in this window:
- the epn1b gene encoding epsin-1 isoform X1, with the protein product MTSSMLRRQLKNLVQNYSEAEVKVREATSNDPWGPSSSQMADISDLTYNVVACNEIMTMLWKRLKDDKNWRHIHKSLTLLEYLLKTGDDRVLLKMKDNIYIVKALTEYRFVEKDGKDQGTNVREKAKVVLVLMEDDDKLKEERDFAVKTREKTSKGSAASSTDTIKDPNYKPCYMAGASGLPSLDNIPSVADLTASFQARKEERLRQEAEKKETERRAKMSEDELKWEDAGKDPNVKVAAWGEDKAEEEEVKTDAWGAPKEPKEATDPWGTPAKPDTPTDTESSSDPWGAPTKTEEDPFAAPKTDEDPFAAPKTDKDPFAAPKNGEDPFSASKDDPFNAPKDSLDPFGAPKDKEDPFTAPKVKPDPFSSSNNDPFNAPKDDPFNAPKADPFSTPKDDPFNAPKDDPFNSPKDDPFNAPKDDPFNAPKDDSFKTPKDDPFNSPKDDPFGTPKDDPFTAPASTPPKEDPFAAPASTPPKDDPFTASATSPKDPFAAPTTPPKEDPFSAPSKPTKDDPFASPTTPPKEEAVPSSPPRDDASDPFNAPPLNSPQGSADAWGAPASSPPATGEDPWGAPSAPSGTKGGDPWGDGTSASSPIGNSSGFGDASDAWGAPAAAPVSTDDAWGSPAPPPDTSPSSDPFGDGASKKGDPWGAPSNGTGVQTTLEKETHKKTASFLGSAGASLVDLDDLFSSNPKPQLRPLANTFATQAQAIGAFKARGPVVRSGAVTGVSLPETSAPFCAPFGSTLAPSFGATPPTFGAANLASEPPLFQLPSHTAGVSYSGLNILQAAPLCSATGMVQSSVSVGGGPQVGFNMNPQYGGGVVQSGSLEGNPLADPFLLGMGQSGFFGGNHQALGGSTPQAGGGVPLQPQLLSGSGKGDTANQNNNPFLF
- the epn1b gene encoding epsin-1 isoform X2: MTSSMLRRQLKNLVQNYSEAEVKVREATSNDPWGPSSSQMADISDLTYNVVACNEIMTMLWKRLKDDKNWRHIHKSLTLLEYLLKTGDDRVLLKMKDNIYIVKALTEYRFVEKDGKDQGTNVREKAKVVLVLMEDDDKLKEERDFAVKTREKTSKGSAASSTDTIKDPNYKPCYMAGASGLPSLDNIPSVADLTASFQARKEERLRQEAEKKETERRAKMSEDELKWEDAGKDPNVKVAAWGEDKAEEEEVKTDAWGAPKEPKEATDPWGTPAKPDTPTDTESSSDPWGAPTKTEEDPFAAPKTDEDPFAAPKTDKDPFAAPKNGEDPFSASKDDPFNAPKDSLDPFGAPKDKEDPFTAPKVKPDPFSSSNNDPFNAPKDDPFNAPKADPFSTPKDDPFNAPKDDPFNSPKDDPFNAPKDDPFNAPKDDSFKTPKDDPFNSPKDDPFGTPKDDPFTAPASTPPKEDPFAAPASTPPKDDPFTASATSPKDPFAAPTTPPKEDPFSAPSKPTKDDPFASPTTPPKEEAVPSSPPRDDASDPFNAPPLNSPQGSADAWGAPASSPPATGEDPWGAPSAPSGTKGGDPWGDGTSASSPIGNSSGFGDASDAWGAPAAAPVSTDDAWGSPAPPPDTSPSSDPFGDGASKKGDPWGAPSNGTENTF